A window from Limanda limanda chromosome 14, fLimLim1.1, whole genome shotgun sequence encodes these proteins:
- the LOC133019971 gene encoding short transient receptor potential channel 2-like: MENLTPEQWREIMNKKLQFPPELIGAIQEGKIELLCGLLKTGDGIVRQLEESEDRQWREALNLSIRLGNEAAMVTLLQGVKFDFRQIHEALLVAVDTNQPRVVKRLLDRLDQEKGNKMDVHSFSQAIFDHSIDNSQFAPGVTPLTLACQKDLYDIVTMLTLKGHIIPWPHKISCACLECRNGRQYDLLKFSLSRINTYRGIASRAFLSVTSDDAMLSAFSLSRELRKLSQKEPEFKPQYLGLEQLCQDFAVELLGMCRNQSEVTTILNSCGDESQDALDQQAFEEGIPNLSRLRLAVNYNQKEFVAHPICQQVLSSIWCGNLEGWRGSRTAWKLFVSVGIFLTMPLLCLVYWVAPKSKVGKVLRVPVIKFLLHSASYLWFLLTLLGESITMELYRDKFASRQQNILHSSFHMVWVVGFFWYECKEVWIEGLRCYFLDWWNCLDMMVLSMYLASFALRVLIMFKGYLVCQEHSGTDDCVYFTQTVREDWRQEDPQLIAEVLFAVTSMLSFTRLAYILPAHESLGTLQISIGKMIDDMMRFMFILMIIGTAFLCGINNVYVPYVISPHLGRFNETFHFLFWTMFGVANQDYVDMPQFMLAEFVGRILYGIFTLVIVIVLLNMLIAMITNTFQKIEDDADVEWKFARSKLYLSYFREGLTMPVPFNIIPSPKAVFYILRAIFRRICCCCNCNSVQEYPPLTTMSNDKESEEAKLPYRQQVIRALVQRYIESARREFEETKRKDIGNRITELSKAIGRMHGDIKVIQQLVAEDEHSASDTVTTKEGSSILGKYIHGARNNFRGFNSIQEYKNTSPNMTVHQEEEEVDQGKVDSDTKQETDMQQSQVGSCGAEGSRQLTDCDVVKMEEGRVKVESGDERQTEKKEQLEAEKDENSDIKVKREGAAGPSCNNLEGKVKGEATQDEVEKIREGERLREATAGQAESLQDSNEKTDIKKCVNEMKDIVLQEKKAEVRWGKGRKFEHNVAEKSGVREGNDKPGAKKTIPSPTGSSSSQDTGFGSQEGEGSIVGTLVTP; this comes from the exons ATGGAAAACCTCACG CCAGAGCAATGGCGCGAGATTATGAACAAGAAGTTGCAGTTCCCCCCGGAGCTCATCGGGGCCATTCAGGAGGGGAAAATCGAGCTGCTGTGTGGACTGCTGAAGACCGGCGACGGCATCGTCCGCCAGCTGGAGGAGTCCGAGGATCGCCAGTGGAGAGAGGCCCTCAACCTGTCCATCCGCCTGGGCAATGAGGCCGCCATGGTCACCCTCCTGCAAGGGGTCAAGTTCGACTTCCGTCAGATTCACGAGGCTCTGCTGGTCGCCGTGGACACCAACCAGCCCAGAGTGGTGAAGCGTCTGCTGGACCGGCTAGACCAAGAGAAAGGCAACAAGATGGACGTGCACTCCTTCTCTCAGGCCATCTTTGACCACTCCATTGACAACTCCCAGTTTGCCCCCGGTGTGACCCCTCTGACCTTAGCCTGCCAGAAAGACCTGTATGACATAGTGACCATGCTCACCCTAAAAGGCCACATCATCCCCTGGCCACACAAGATCTCCTGCGCCTGTCTGGAGTGTCGTAACGGCCGTCAGTACGACCTGCTGAAGTTCTCCTTGTCTCGCATCAACACCTACCGTGGAATCGCCAGCCGAGCCTTCCTGTCCGTCACCTCCGACGACGCCATGCTCAGCGCCTTCAGTCTCAGCAGAGAGCTCCGCAAGCTCTCGCAGAAAGAGCCCGAGTTCAAG cctcaGTACCTGGGCCTGGAGCAGCTCTGTCAGGATTTTGCGGTTGAGTTACTGGGCATGTGTCGCAACCAGAGCGAGGTGACCACGATCCTCAACAGCTGCGGAGACGAGAGCCAGGATGCCTTGGATCAGCAGGCCTTCGAGGAGGGGATACCCAACCTCTCGCGACTGCGGCTCGCTGTGAACTACAACCAGAAGGAG TTTGTGGCGCACCCAATATGTCAGCAGGTGCTCTCATCGATCTGGTGTGGGAACCTGGAAGGATGGAGAGGCAGCAGGACCGCCTGGaagctgtttgtctctgtggggATCTTTCTCACCATGCCGTTACTCTGCCTTGTCTACTGGGTCGCACcaaagtcaaag GTAGGAAAGGTCCTGAGGGTTCCTGTGATCAAGTTCCTCCTCCACTCGGCCTCATATCTGTGGTTTCTCTTAACATTACTCGGAGAATCGATAACAATGGAGTTGTATCGAGACAAATTTGCCTCCAGGCAGCAGAACATCCTGCACAGCTCCTTCCACATGGTGTGGGTGGTTG GATTCTTCTGGTACGAGTGTAAGGAAGTGTGGATCGAGGGGCTGAGGTGCTACTTCCTGGATTGGTGGAACTGCTTGGACATGATGGTGCTCAGCATGTACCTGGCGTCCTTCGCTTTACGGGTGCTCATCATGTTCAAAGGTTACCTCGTCTGCCAAGAACACAGCGGCACAGACGACTGTGTTTATTTCACCCAGACTG TGCGTGAGGACTGGCGCCAGGAGGACCCCCAGCTGATTGCGGAGGTGCTGTTTGCAGTCACCAGCATGTTGAGCTTCACACGGCTGGCGTACATCCTGCCGGCCCACGAGTCTCTGGGAACTCTACAGATCTCCATCGGAAAGATGATTGACGACATGATGAG ATTCATGTTCATACTGATGATCATTGGAACAGCCTTCCTCTGTGGCATTAACAACGTGTATGTTCCATATGTCATCTCTCCACATCTTGGCAG GTTTAATGAGACGTTCCACTTCTTATTCTGGACCATGTTCGGTGTGGCCAACCAGGACTACGTGGACATGCCACAGTTTATGTTGGCAGAGTTTGTCGGGAGGATTCTCTACGGCATCTTCACGctcgtcatcgtcatcgtccTGCTCAACATGCTCATTGCTATGATCACCAACACCTTTCAGAAAATTGAg GATGATGCAGATGTGGAGTGGAAGTTTGCCCGGTCAAAGCTGTACCTCAGTTACTTCAGAGAGGGCCTCACCATGCCGGTGCCCTTCAACATCATCCCCTCACCCAAAGCTGTCTTCTACATCTTGAG GGCTATCTTCAGgagaatctgctgctgctgcaactgtAATTCTGTGCAAGAATATCCCCCTTTAACCACCATG TCCAATGACAAGGAATCTGAGGAAGCCAAGTTACCGTACCGGCAGCAGGTGATCAGGGCTCTGGTGCAGCGCTACATCGAGTCGGCTCGCAGAGAGTTCGAGGAGACCAAGAGGAAAG ACATCGGTAATCGCATCACTGAGCTGAGCAAAGCGATCGGCAGGATGCACGGCGACATTAAGGTGATCCAGCAGCTGGTGGCGGAGGACGAACACTCTGCAAGTGATACAGTGACCACGAAGGAGGGCTCCTCCATACTGGGGAAATACATCCATGGTGCCAGGAACAATTTCAGAGGTTTTAACAGCATACAAGAGTACAAAAACACGTCACCTAATATGACAGTGcaccaggaagaggaagaagtggatCAAGGCAAAGTTGACTCAGacacaaaacaggaaacagacatgCAGCAGAGTCAGGTGGGAAGTTGTGGCGCGGAGGGATCGAGGCAGTTGACCGACTGTGACGTGGTGAAGATGGAGGAAGGCAGAGTTAAAGTAGAGTCAGGAGATGAGAGGCAAACTGAGAAAAAAGAGCAGTTGGAagcagaaaaagatgaaaactcTGACATTAAAGTGAAAAGGGAGGGGGCAGCAGGGCCCAGCTGCAATAATCTTGAAGGGAAGGTGAAAGGTGAGGCCACACAGGATGAGGTGGAGAAAataagggaaggagagagactcagagaggCCACCGCCGGACAAGCTGAGAGCCTCCAAGACAGCAATGAGAAGACAGACATCAAAAAATGTGTTAACGAGATGAAAGACATAGTGctgcaagaaaaaaaagcagaggtGAGATGGGGGAAGGGCAGGAAGTTCGAGCACAATGTAGCAGAGAAGTCTGGCGTCAGGGAGGGCAACGACAAACCCGGCGCCAAGAAAACCATTCCCTCGccaacaggcagcagcagctcccaggACACGGGCTTTGGTTCCCAGGAAGGGGAGGGATCCATCGTTGGGACGCTAGTGACACCGTAA
- the rb1 gene encoding retinoblastoma-associated protein: protein MPPKKRGSGTPQSKGLKPGAESVSPGKKDSPELSVKKHRDKDAEFVTLCKSLHVTDVVCDRAWTLCKTVQESMEEVTDSQKRLWGACLFVTVTDMDASCFTLTQVLKAVCQNVKEFMDLVRKLDVNLDTITTKVNSAMTRLEKKYDMTLALYQRFEKTCKKIFTLVSDGTERETMRNCWTMFLLAKGRVLQMEDDLVISFQLLLCMLELFIKRCPSDLLQPIYKSAISKVQSPPTRTSRRNQSKVKSRPPEPEMDVQLLETLCKENECNAEEVKNVYQTSFAAFLESLVFRFPDFPQVHDLDQQYEEHYLKTRDIDGRLFFDRDETVLVPKVEVSEVEMTPKKNLADEDAVLIPPQTPIRAAMTSIQQLRSDLFSTGDQPSTNLYSYFNNCTVDPTQDVLKRLKTLDQEFSRSFGQAVGPRCIVLGKQRFILGVQLYYRVMEAMLKSEEKRLSVQNFSKLLNDSTFHTSLLACALEVVMAAYGESGFKAGGYNHGGGDSAGTDVCFPWILDVFNLAAFDFYKVIESFIKAYPTLSKEIVKHLETCENLIMERIAWRTGSPLFELLKQEHDSGAAEQVETPASFNQPLQHNHTAADLYLSPVRPGHRVLPPESPGTVNSQASSHTPTQPPAQIPRHPKSNSLSLFYKKLYRLAYTRLKILCSYLLSSHPELEPIMWTLFQHTLQHEYELMRDRHLDQLMMSAMYAICKVKSVDLRFKTIVTAYKNLPNTNQETFKHVLITEGHYDSIIIFYNQVFMQRLKTNILQYASTRPPTLSPIPQIPRSPYKILNSPLRVPGSNNVYISPLKNPRNSPSIMTPRSRMLVSIGESFGLSSRFQKINQMVNSSDRSFKRTLDLGSAPKPLKRLRFDVDGQDEADGSKSGGDSTLIQKLAEMSSARSRMQEQKLKEDAEARKE from the exons ATGCCACCCAAGAAGCGAGGCTCCGGGACCCCGCAGAGCAAAGGGCTGAAGCCCGGGGCTGAGAGTGTCTCCCCGGGCAAGAAGGACAGTCCGGAGTTATCTGTTAAAAA acacagagacaaggaTGCAGAGTTTGTGACCCTGTGCAAGAGCCTGCACGTCACAGACGTGGTGTGTGACAGAGCCTGGACCCTGTGTAAAACTGTGCAAGAGTCCATGGAGGAAGTCACT GACAGTCAGAAAAGGCTGTGGGGTGCTTGTCTGTTTGTGACTGTGACAGACATGGATGCCTCCTGTTTCACCCTAACTCAGGTTCTGAAAGCAGTTTGTCAGAA TGTGAAAGAGTTCATGGATCTCGTAAGGAAGTTGGATGTGAACTTGGATACGATTACCACCAAGGTGAATTCAGCAATGACACGGCTGGAGAAGAAGTATGACATGACTCTGGCTCTTTACCAGAGGTTTGAGAA GACTTGCAAGAAGATCTTCACTTTGGTTTCTGATGGCAC GGAGAGGGAGACCATGCGGAACTGCTGGACAATGTTTCTCTTGGCCAAAG GAAGGGTCTTACAGATGGAGGATGACCTGGTCATATcattccagctgctgctctgtatGCTGGAGTTATTCATCAAGCGCTGCCCTTCAGACCTTCTGCAGCCTATTTATA aATCAGCCATCAGTAAAGTCCAGAGCCCCCCAACACGAACATCTCGTCGTAACCAGAGCAAAGTCAAGTCCCGACCTCCTGAGCCAGAGATGGATGTGCAGCTTCTCGAAACCTTGTGCAAGGAGAATGAATGCAATGCAGAGGAG GTGAAGAATGTTTACCAGACCAGTTTCGCGGCTTTCCTGGAGTCACTGGTTTTCAGATTTCCAGATTTTCCTCAG GTGCATGACCTCGATCAGCAATATGAAGAACACTACCTCAAGACTAGAGACATCGATGGACGGCTGTTTTTTGATAGAGACGAGACTGTACTTGTGCCTAAAGTTGAAGt GTCAGAGGTGGAGATGACGCCAAAGAAGAACCTGGCAGATGAAGACGCTGTACTCATTCCTCCACAGACGCCAATCAG AGCTGCCATGACCTCCATTCAACAGTTGAGGAGTGATCTCTTCTCTACTGGGGACCAGCCATCTACTAACCTGTATTCATATTTCAAT AATTGCACTGTGGACCCGACACAGGACGTGCTGAAGCGTTTGAAGACCCTCGATCAGGAGTTTAGCCGGAGTTTTGGTCAGGCAGTTGGCCCGCGCTGTATCGTACTTGGAAAGCAG cGATTTATCCTCGGAGTACAACTGTATTATAGAGTCATGGAGGCAATGTTGAAATCG GAAGAGAAGCGACTGTCTGTGCAAAATTTCAG TAAACTCCTCAATGACTCCACATTCCACACATCACTTTTGGCATGTGCTCTGGAGGTGGTCATGGCAGCATATGGAG AGAGCGGTTTTAAGGCTGGAGGATACAACCATGGCGGTGGTGACTCAGCTGGGACAGATGTTTGTTTCCCCTGGATCCTGGATGTGTTCAACCTCGCCGCCTTCGACTTCTACAAAGTCATTGAGAGTTTCATCAAGGCCTACCCCACACTGAGCAAAGAAATTGTCAAACATCTGGAGACTTGCGAGAACCTCATCATGGAGAGGATCGCATGGAGGACG GGCTCCCCACTATTTGAGCTGCTGAAACAGGAACATGACAGCGGAGCGGCCGAGCAGGTGGAGACCCCAGCCAGTTTCAACCAACCACTGCAGCACAATCACACCGCGGCTGACCT ATATCTGTCCCCCGTGCGTCCGGGCCATCGTGTCTTGCCTCCTGAGTCTCCAGGCACAGTCAACTCTCAGGCTTCCTCTCACACTCCAACCCAGCCGCCTGCTCAGATTCCACGACACCCCAAGTCCAACTCTCTCAGCCTCTtctataaaaaat tgtACCGTCTTGCCTACACGAGGCTTAAGATACTCTGCTCCTACCTGCTCTCCTCCCACCCTGAGCTGGAGCCCATCATGTGGACACTTTTCCAGCACACGCTTCAGCACGAGTACGAGCTGATGAGAGACCGTCACCTCGACCAG TTGATGATGTCAGCCATGTATGCCATATGTAAAGTGAAGAGTGTGGATCTGCGCTTCAAGACCATTGTCACGGCTTACAAGAACTTGCCCAACACCAACCAGGAG ACCTTTAAGCACGTGTTGATCACCGAGGGCCACTATGACTCCATCATAATCTTCTACAATCAAGTGTTCATGCAGAGGTTGAAAACCAACATCCTACAGTATGCGTCCACCAGG cCGCCTACCCTCTCTCCAATCCCACAAATACCACGCAGTCCCTACAAAATCCTGAATTCCCCTCTGCGTGTGCCTGGCAGCAACAACGTGTACATCTCCCCTCTGAAGAACCCACGCAATTCCCCGAGTATCATGACCCCTCGCTCCAG AATGCTGGTATCGATCGGCGAATCTTTTGGG CTGTCCAGTCGGTTCCAGAAGATCAACCAGATGGTCAACAGCAGCGATCGCTCCTTTAAGAGGACTCTGGATCTCGGCTCGGCTCCCAAGCCTCTGAAGAGGCTACGGTTCGATGTCGACGGACAAGATGAAGCTGACGGCAG CAAATCTGGTGGAGATTCTACACTGATACAGAAGCTTGCAGAGATGA gCTCCGCTCGAAGTCGTATGCAGGAGCAGAAGCTGAAGGAGGACGCAGAAGCAAGGAAGGAGTAA
- the LOC133019499 gene encoding lysophosphatidic acid receptor 6-like, whose translation MHNSTSCSKSDGFKYPLYSSVFSLVFVIGLSLNMVAVYIFGWTLKLRNETTTYMINLVVSDSLFVLTLPFRIVYFIRREWLFGSVICKISVSLFYTNMYGSILFLTCISVDRFLAIVHPFRSQAIRTKRNAKLACCLVWVMILSGSIPTGFLLETSSEANLNSSSNFCFENYSKDQWKSELSKVVVFIETVGFFIPLMLNVFCSVMVLRTLSKPQAISRGGSLNKTKILRMILVHLFFFCLCFIPYNVNLIFYALVRSNVLKGCYAEYVVRVINPIALCIAVTNCCFDPVIYYFTSETIQSSIKRKSTVWHNGARLFERLQGDSSQSSPISSPKTLTLRSLRSKMSISESTV comes from the coding sequence ATGCATAATAGCACGAGCTGCAGCAAGAGCGATGGCTTTAAGTACCCTCTGTACAGCTCGGTTTTCAGCCTGGTTTTTGTAATTGGACTTTCTCTCAACATGGTGGCTGTATATATTTTTGGCTGGACATTGAAGCTGCGGAACGAGACCACGACATACATGATAAACCTTGTGGTTTCAGACTCTCTCTTTGTTCTCACCTTGCCTTTTCGGATCGTTTACTTCATTAGACGCGAGTGGTTGTTTGGAAGTGTAATCTGCAAGATCTCGGTGTCCCTATTTTACACCAACATGTATGGCagcatcctcttcctcacctgcaTCAGTGTTGACCGCTTCCTGGCCATTGTGCACCCATTCCGGTCACAGGCTATCCGCACTAAGAGGAATGCCAAACTGGCCTGCTGTTTGGTGTGGGTGATGATTCTTTCGGGGAGTATACCCACAGGGTTTCTTTTGGAAACCTCTTCGGAAGCAAATCTCAACTCATCCTCAAACTTCTGCTTTGAAAACTACTCCAAAGACCAGTGGAAGAGTGAGCTGTCGAAGGTGGTGGTGTTCATTGAGACTGTGGGCTTCTTCATCCCCTTGATGCTCAATGTGTTCTGCTCGGTCATGGTGCTGCGGACACTAAGTAAACCGCAAGCCATTAGCCGTGGGGGGAgcctcaacaaaacaaaaatcctgAGGATGATCCTTGTGCATCTGTTCTTCTTCTGCCTCTGCTTCATCCCTTACAATGTCAATCTCATCTTCTACGCTCTGGTTCGCTCCAATGTCCTGAAGGGGTGCTATGCAGAATATGTGGTCAGAGTTATCAACCCTATAGCTCTGTGCATAGCAGTGACCAACTGCTGCTTTGACCCAGTCATTTACTACTTCACTTCTGAGACCATTCAGAGCTCCATCAAACGCAAGTCCACAGTGTGGCACAATGGGGCTCGGCTATTCGAGAGACTGCAGGGGGACAGCTCACAAAGCAGCCCAATCTCATCACCAAAAACCCTGACACTGAGGAGTCTCAGGTCAAAAATGTCTATCAGTGAGTCAACAGTCTAA
- the LOC133019039 gene encoding lysophosphatidic acid receptor 6-like has protein sequence MEWWNMSEAPVTSFSLLSNCTMDTSYRFTFYQVSYSVIFVLGLATNSLALRRLCLSPFTVNSTAIYMVSLSAADLFFVFSLPLRIYHYHQKAQASSSITRELSSWTPGVAFCHLTFTLKYISLYGGIFFLVCIAVDRYFAVVHPFASTVRRLRVAQLVSGGVWCLVLGLSVGLSLLRSAAAHQHQPCLLDPTSQRHRTIILAVLCTVLGLFLFPTMLLLYSYCKVLSVLSQSRHRSRSQHYSRKHTLTIIYWVLAIFLLCFLPYHINLLGYTLTHLGLLSHCGLAKVTKAVHPVMLSLASANCCLNPLIYYFSSSLAHREASGSGGSGSR, from the coding sequence ATGGAGTGGTGGAATATGAGTGAGGCTCCAGTCACGTCGTTCTCACTATTGTCTAACTGCACCATGGACACCAGCTACCGCTTTACTTTCTACCAAGTGTCCTACAGTGTCATCTTTGTGCTGGGGTTGGCCACCAACAGCCTGGCTCTGCGCAGACTGTGTCTATCACCCTTCACCGTCAACAGCACAGCCATCTACATGGTCAGCCTGTCAGCTGCCgacttgttttttgtcttctcCCTTCCTCTGAGAATCTACCACTATCACCAGAAGGCTCAAGCATCGTCCTCCATCACGAGAGAGCTGTCCAGCTGGACTCCCGGGGTAGCATTCTGCCACCTAACTTTCACCCTCAAATACATCAGCCTCTATGGGGGCATCTTCTTCCTGGTGTGCATTGCCGTGGACCGTTACTTTGCTGTGGTGCACCCTTTTGCATCAACAGTCCGCCGGCTGCGTGTTGCACAGCTGGTAAGTGGGGGGGTCTGGTGCCTGGTGCTGGGGCTGAGTGTGGGTCTGTCTCTCCTGCGATCTGCAGCAGCTCACCAACACCAGCCCTGTCTGCTGGACCCGACCTCCCAGCGCCACCGCACCATCATACTGGCGGTCCTCTGCACAGTGCTGGGCTTATTTCTGTTTCCTACTATGCTGCTTCTCTACAGTTACTGCAAAGTGCTGAGCGTGCTGAGCCAGTCAAGACACCGCTCCCGTAGTCAGCACTACAGCCGCAAGCACACTCTCACAATCATTTACTGGGTGCTGGCCATCTTTCTGTTGTGCTTCCTCCCCTATCACATCAACCTGCTGGGatacacactcactcatttGGGGCTGCTGTCCCATTGTGGCCTGGCCAAAGTGACCAAGGCTGTGCACCCTGTGATGCTGTCACTAGCCAGCGCCAACTGCTGCCTCAACCCACTCATCTACTACTTCTCCAGCAGCCTGGCGCACAGGGAGGCATCTGGTAGTGGAGGCAGTGGCAGTCGGTGA